A genomic stretch from Oncorhynchus clarkii lewisi isolate Uvic-CL-2024 unplaced genomic scaffold, UVic_Ocla_1.0 unplaced_contig_12494_pilon_pilon, whole genome shotgun sequence includes:
- the LOC139400763 gene encoding oocyte zinc finger protein XlCOF6-like, whose amino-acid sequence DKPLPPPSPLPESPGHASPSRALLCGLKRVSVRLDDCRKTSGQSTHIIHKTTQTGEKPHSWSNAEQHKTLSGDRPGSHICDHCGKNFVTATNLKTHLLCLSGEKPYMCSECGKRFTQAGNLKRHQRTHTGEKPFVCPRCGKDYNDSGNLKKHMRSHAVKQHTGNPKVKPYLCSECGKQFIGKQSLEYHREVFHTDHPHRCGQCKKSFITAARLESHIKTRHPPTDPLKNPHVCLECGRGFPVAASLKRHLRIHSEEKPYSCPQCGNSYSDRGNLKKHIRTHTEEKPYHCLVCGMKFRHTKTLQRHHQENHKGETLGPIHRHQDPLPCPHCGEVFSTKALLKDHARTHPSRVHCSQCDKTFSNKGNLLVHQRKHTGERPYLCPQCGKSFSLAGSLKLHLRIHAGEKPYCCTYCDKRFTRKGHCNSHMRIHTGEKPYQCPDCGRRFADGNVLKNHRRTHTGEKPFQCRMCDKAFAQLTSLKKHQETHSHNHTVR is encoded by the coding sequence AGGTCATGCCTCTCCCAGTAGGGCCTTATTGTGCGGTCTGAAGAGGGTGTCTGTACGGCTCGACGACTGCAGGAAGACATCAGGGCAGAGTACCCATATAATCCACAAGACAacacagacaggagagaaacccCACAGCTGGTCTAATGCTGAACAACACAAAACCCTCTCAGGAGACAGGCCTGGCTCCCATATCTGTGATCATTGTGGGAAGAATTTTGTCACAGCTACCAAtctgaaaacacatttactgtgtctgtctggagagaaaccttacatgTGCTCTGAATGTGGAAAGAGATTCACGCAGGCCGGCAATCTTAAGAGACACCAGAGAActcatacaggggagaagccgtTTGTTTGTCCTCGTTGTGGGAAAGACTACAATGATTCTGGAAACTTAAAGAAACACATGAGGTCCCATGCTGTTAAACAACACACAGGGAACCCCAAAGTGAAACCTTACCTCTGCTCTGAATGTGGGAAGCAATTCATTGGAAAACAAAGCCTTGAATATCACCGGGAGGTTTTTCACACAGATCACCCTCACCGCTGTGGTCAATGTAAGAAGAGCTTCATAACTGCAGCAAGATTGGAATCACACATAAAAACAAGACACCCGCCAACTGATCCTCTGAAGAATCCACACGTGTGCTTGGAATGTGGAAGGGGATTCCCTGTGGCCGCCAGTCTTAAAAGACACCTGAGAATTCATTCTGAGGAGAAACCGTACTCCTGCCCTCAGTGTGGAAACAGTTACAGTGATCGTGGAAATTTAAAGAAACACATCAGAACTCACACAGAAGAGAAACCCTACCACTGCTTGGTGTGCGGGATGAAGTTTCGTCATACAAAAACGTTACAACGGCATCACCAGGAGAACCACAAGGGGGAGACACTGGGTCCCATCCACAGGCACCAAGACCCTCTTCCATGCCCCCACTGCGGGGAGGTGTTCTCTACCAAGGCTCTTCTAAAGGATCATGCACGGACCCACCCTAGCCGGGTCCACTGCTCCCAGTGCGACAAGACCTTTTCCAATAAAGGTAATTTACTTGTTCATCAGAGGAAACACACTGGAGAGAGGCCTTACCTTTGccctcagtgtgggaagagtttctctcTGGCAGGGAGTTTAAAACTTCATCTCCGGATTCATGCGGGTGAGAAACCTTACTGCTGTACTTACTGTGACAAGAGATTCACAAGGAAGGGCCACTGCAATAGCCACATGCGAatccacactggagagaaaccgtaCCAATGCCCTGACTGCGGGAGGAGGTTTGCTGACGGTAACGTCCTGAAAAACCACCGGCGGacccacacaggagagaaaccgttcCAGTGCCGCATGTGTGATAAAGCCTTCGCCCAGTTGACCAGTCTGAAGAAACATCAGGAGACACACAGCCATAATCACACTGTAAGGTAA